The following are encoded together in the Coffea arabica cultivar ET-39 chromosome 1c, Coffea Arabica ET-39 HiFi, whole genome shotgun sequence genome:
- the LOC113730638 gene encoding internal alternative NAD(P)H-ubiquinone oxidoreductase A1, mitochondrial-like isoform X1, protein MPWFRNLIPLSSSTTFGTHSSLKPITTATSLSYAFAHQLLQFSTAATEEKAAEAEVSDKGSGAGTVAATYAGLAPTKGDEKARVVVLGSGWAGCRLIKDIDTSIYDVVCVSPRNHMVFTPLLASTCVGTLEFRSVAEPIGRIQPAISREPGSYYFLANSTGVDFQNHLVNCQTVTDGAGTLEPWNFTIAYDKLVIAAGAEASTFGIRGVKEHAIFLREVHHAQEIRRKLLLNLMLSDVPGVSDEEKRRLLHCVVVGGGPTGVEFSGELSDFITRDVRQRYAHVKDYIRVTLIEANEILSSFDDRLRIYATKQLIKSGVRLVRGIVKDVQPEKIVLSDGTDVPYGLLVWSTGVGPSPFVKSVDVPKSPGGRIGVDEWLRVPAVQDVFAIGDCCGFLESTGKPVLPALAQVAERQGKYLAQELNRIGKAGGGRANAAMDIDLGSPFVYRHLGSMATIGRYKALVDLRQSKEARGLSVAGFGSWFVWRSAYLTRVISWRNRFYVAINWLTTLVFGRDISRI, encoded by the exons ATGCCTTGGTTCAGAAATCTCATCCCCCTCTCCTCCTCTACGACCTTCGGAACACACTCGTCGCTCAAACCCATCACTACTGCTACGTCACTTTCCTATGCTTTCGCCCACCAGTTGCTACAGTTCAGCACCGCCGCCACCGAAGAGAAGGCGGCGGAGGCGGAGGTGAGTGATAAAGGCAGTGGAGCTGGTACTGTTGCCGCGACGTATGCTGGGCTTGCGCCCACAAAGGGGGATGAGAAGGCGAGGGTGGTGGTTTTGGGCTCGGGATGGGCCGGATGCAGACTCATTAAAGATATCGATACCAGCATTTACGACGTCGTTTGCGTCTCCCCCAGGAATCACATGGTCTTCACTCCATTGCTGGCCTCCACGTGCGTCGGCACTCTGGAATTCCGGTCTGTTGCCGAACCCATTGGAAGGATCCAACCTGCCATTTCTCGGGAACCCGGTTCGTACTATTTCCTTGCTAACTCCACCGGCGTtgatttccaaaaccatctg GTGAATTGCCAAACAGTAACTGATGGGGCTGGTACTTTGGAGCCATGGAACTTCACCATTGCATATGACAAGCTGGTGATTGCAGCTGGAGCAGAAGCGTCAACTTTCGGCATCAGGGGTGTTAAAGAACATGCCATTTTTCTACGCGAGGTTCATCATGCTCAGGAAATCCGGAGGAAATTGCTTCTTAATCTCATGCTCTCTGATGTGCCAG GAGTTAGTGATGAAGAGAAACGTAGGCTCCTACATTGTGTAGTTGTTGGTGGTGGTCCAACAGGCGTTGAGTTCAGCGGTGAACTTAGTGATTTTATCACGAGGGATGTCCGCCAGAGATACGCTCATGTCAAGGATTATATACGCGTTACTTTGATTGAG GCAAATGAGATTTTGTCTTCCTTTGATGATCGCCTGCGGATATACGCAACCAAGCAGTTGATTAAG TCAGGAGTTCGTCTAGTTCGTGGAATTGTGAAGGATGTTCAACCTGAGAAGATAGTTCTTAGTGATGGGACTGATGTACCTTATGGTCTGCTGGTGTGGTCTACTGGCGTTGGCCCTTCACCTTTTGTCAAATCCGTGGATGTTCCCAAATCACCTGGGGGAAG GATAGGGGTAGACGAGTGGCTTCGTGTCCCTGCTGTGCAGGATGTTTTTGCTATTGGTGACTGCTGTGGGTTTCTTGAATCAACAGGCAAGCCTGTGCTTCCAGCTCTGGCTCAG GTTGCTGAGCGGCAGGGAAAATATCTAGCACAAGAACTGAACAGGATTGGTAAAGCTGGTGGTGGACGTGCCAATGCTGCAATGGATATCGATCTTGGGTCTCCATTTGTCTATAGGCATTTGGGGAGCATGGCGACCATTGGTAGATACAAGGCCCTTGTGGACCTCAGGCAGAGCAAG GAGGCAAGAGGATTATCTGTGGCTGGATTTGGAAGCTGGTTTGTCTGGCGGTCTGCTTATCTTACCCGTGTCATAAGCTGGAGGAACAGATTCTACGTAGCAATCAACTGGTTAACGACCCTTGTATTTGGCCGTGATATAAGTCGGATATGA
- the LOC113730638 gene encoding internal alternative NAD(P)H-ubiquinone oxidoreductase A1, mitochondrial-like isoform X2 yields the protein MLGLRPQRGMRRRGWWFWARDGPDADSLKISIPAFTTSFASPPGITWSSLHCWPPRASALWNSGLLPNPLEGSNLPFLGNPVNCQTVTDGAGTLEPWNFTIAYDKLVIAAGAEASTFGIRGVKEHAIFLREVHHAQEIRRKLLLNLMLSDVPGVSDEEKRRLLHCVVVGGGPTGVEFSGELSDFITRDVRQRYAHVKDYIRVTLIEANEILSSFDDRLRIYATKQLIKSGVRLVRGIVKDVQPEKIVLSDGTDVPYGLLVWSTGVGPSPFVKSVDVPKSPGGRIGVDEWLRVPAVQDVFAIGDCCGFLESTGKPVLPALAQVAERQGKYLAQELNRIGKAGGGRANAAMDIDLGSPFVYRHLGSMATIGRYKALVDLRQSKEARGLSVAGFGSWFVWRSAYLTRVISWRNRFYVAINWLTTLVFGRDISRI from the exons ATGCTGGGCTTGCGCCCACAAAGGGGGATGAGAAGGCGAGGGTGGTGGTTTTGGGCTCGGGATGGGCCGGATGCAGACTCATTAAAGATATCGATACCAGCATTTACGACGTCGTTTGCGTCTCCCCCAGGAATCACATGGTCTTCACTCCATTGCTGGCCTCCACGTGCGTCGGCACTCTGGAATTCCGGTCTGTTGCCGAACCCATTGGAAGGATCCAACCTGCCATTTCTCGGGAACCCG GTGAATTGCCAAACAGTAACTGATGGGGCTGGTACTTTGGAGCCATGGAACTTCACCATTGCATATGACAAGCTGGTGATTGCAGCTGGAGCAGAAGCGTCAACTTTCGGCATCAGGGGTGTTAAAGAACATGCCATTTTTCTACGCGAGGTTCATCATGCTCAGGAAATCCGGAGGAAATTGCTTCTTAATCTCATGCTCTCTGATGTGCCAG GAGTTAGTGATGAAGAGAAACGTAGGCTCCTACATTGTGTAGTTGTTGGTGGTGGTCCAACAGGCGTTGAGTTCAGCGGTGAACTTAGTGATTTTATCACGAGGGATGTCCGCCAGAGATACGCTCATGTCAAGGATTATATACGCGTTACTTTGATTGAG GCAAATGAGATTTTGTCTTCCTTTGATGATCGCCTGCGGATATACGCAACCAAGCAGTTGATTAAG TCAGGAGTTCGTCTAGTTCGTGGAATTGTGAAGGATGTTCAACCTGAGAAGATAGTTCTTAGTGATGGGACTGATGTACCTTATGGTCTGCTGGTGTGGTCTACTGGCGTTGGCCCTTCACCTTTTGTCAAATCCGTGGATGTTCCCAAATCACCTGGGGGAAG GATAGGGGTAGACGAGTGGCTTCGTGTCCCTGCTGTGCAGGATGTTTTTGCTATTGGTGACTGCTGTGGGTTTCTTGAATCAACAGGCAAGCCTGTGCTTCCAGCTCTGGCTCAG GTTGCTGAGCGGCAGGGAAAATATCTAGCACAAGAACTGAACAGGATTGGTAAAGCTGGTGGTGGACGTGCCAATGCTGCAATGGATATCGATCTTGGGTCTCCATTTGTCTATAGGCATTTGGGGAGCATGGCGACCATTGGTAGATACAAGGCCCTTGTGGACCTCAGGCAGAGCAAG GAGGCAAGAGGATTATCTGTGGCTGGATTTGGAAGCTGGTTTGTCTGGCGGTCTGCTTATCTTACCCGTGTCATAAGCTGGAGGAACAGATTCTACGTAGCAATCAACTGGTTAACGACCCTTGTATTTGGCCGTGATATAAGTCGGATATGA